A single region of the Geobacillus subterraneus genome encodes:
- a CDS encoding CcdC family protein yields the protein MALALVTSLIAIVMTFFVFFVRMKAAEKPTNAKKILLPPLFMSTGALMFIDPVFRVTRGELVEAVILGMFFSLFLIKTSKFEVRGHDIYLKRSKAFIWILLGLIAIRFGLKTYLGRTIDYGQLSGMFYLLAFSMIVPWRIAMYVSYKKLAAQLKPPVLT from the coding sequence ATGGCTTTGGCGCTTGTTACATCGCTCATCGCCATTGTGATGACGTTTTTCGTCTTTTTTGTGCGCATGAAAGCAGCGGAAAAGCCGACGAACGCGAAAAAAATTCTTTTGCCGCCGCTGTTTATGAGCACCGGGGCGCTCATGTTCATCGATCCGGTGTTCCGCGTTACGCGCGGAGAGCTCGTTGAAGCGGTGATACTCGGCATGTTTTTCTCATTATTTCTCATTAAAACGTCGAAATTCGAAGTTCGCGGCCACGACATTTACTTAAAGCGCTCAAAGGCGTTTATTTGGATTTTGCTCGGCTTGATCGCCATCCGCTTCGGTTTGAAGACATATTTAGGGCGGACGATCGACTATGGCCAACTAAGCGGCATGTTTTATTTGCTCGCTTTTTCCATGATCGTCCCGTGGCGGATCGCCATGTATGTGTCGTATAAAAAGTTGGCGGCGCAGCTGAAGCCTCCGGTGCTCACTTGA
- a CDS encoding cell wall hydrolase, giving the protein MKKTIVALAAACCMAFGWQAPSAEAAGSYTYYQVKKGDTLSRIAKQYHTTVTTLKSLNRLKSDMIYIGEKLKVPAAAKTTTTASANKKGVSLSAADRKLLAQLVQAETGSSEPFAGKVEVALVVFNRTKHPEFPKTVRGVIYQKTKSGYAFVPVKTGKLTRIQPTKQDYEAVDKALALFPNDRRGSLYFYNPKITKDKWMLSRPVTIRIGHHVFAK; this is encoded by the coding sequence ATGAAAAAAACGATTGTCGCGCTCGCTGCCGCTTGTTGCATGGCATTCGGCTGGCAGGCGCCATCGGCGGAAGCCGCGGGCTCGTATACATACTATCAAGTGAAAAAAGGCGATACGTTGTCAAGGATCGCCAAACAATATCATACAACTGTTACGACGCTAAAGTCGTTAAATCGGTTAAAAAGCGACATGATTTATATTGGTGAGAAGTTGAAAGTGCCGGCTGCAGCGAAAACGACAACGACAGCGTCCGCAAACAAAAAGGGGGTTTCATTGAGCGCCGCCGACCGGAAGCTGCTCGCTCAATTGGTGCAGGCGGAGACCGGTTCGAGCGAGCCGTTTGCCGGCAAAGTGGAGGTGGCGCTCGTCGTTTTCAACCGCACGAAGCATCCAGAGTTTCCGAAGACAGTGCGCGGCGTCATTTATCAAAAAACAAAATCGGGCTATGCGTTTGTGCCGGTCAAAACAGGAAAATTGACCCGCATTCAACCGACGAAGCAAGATTACGAGGCGGTGGACAAGGCGCTTGCTCTCTTCCCAAACGACCGCCGTGGTTCGCTTTATTTCTATAATCCGAAAATCACGAAAGACAAATGGATGCTGTCGCGTCCGGTGACGATTCGCATCGGACATCACGTCTTTGCAAAGTAA
- a CDS encoding DUF2621 domain-containing protein: MLTGWFLWFILFWVVFLLVMMSIGGFFMFRKFLKRLPKEDGKSELDWQEYYIEQTRHLWGEEEKALLEELVRPVPELFRDVARQKIAGKIGELALKEQAPRITRDLLIRGYIIATPKRDHKFLIRTLQAKNIDLAPYQHLLESR, encoded by the coding sequence GTGCTGACCGGATGGTTTCTTTGGTTTATTTTGTTTTGGGTCGTCTTTTTGCTTGTCATGATGTCGATCGGCGGCTTTTTTATGTTCCGCAAGTTTTTAAAACGTTTGCCGAAGGAAGACGGAAAATCGGAGCTTGACTGGCAGGAGTATTACATCGAACAGACGCGCCATTTATGGGGAGAGGAAGAAAAGGCATTGCTTGAGGAGCTCGTCCGCCCTGTGCCGGAGCTGTTCCGCGATGTGGCACGGCAAAAGATCGCCGGCAAAATCGGCGAGCTTGCCTTGAAGGAACAAGCCCCCCGCATCACGCGCGATTTGCTCATCCGCGGCTATATTATCGCTACGCCAAAGCGCGACCATAAGTTTTTAATCCGGACGTTGCAAGCGAAAAACATCGATCTTGCCCCGTATCAACATTTGCTGGAAAGCCGCTGA
- a CDS encoding small acid-soluble spore protein P translates to MTNKNDGKDMRKNAPKGDNPGQPEPLDGSKKVKNRNHTRQKHNTSHDM, encoded by the coding sequence ATGACGAACAAAAACGACGGCAAAGACATGCGCAAAAACGCGCCAAAAGGCGACAACCCCGGGCAGCCGGAACCGCTTGACGGCTCAAAAAAGGTGAAAAACCGCAATCATACGCGGCAAAAGCATAATACAAGCCACGACATGTGA
- a CDS encoding response regulator, whose product MAAILVVDDAKFMRVTLARILQKADHTVAGEAENGKEAVELYRRLRPELVIMDITMPVMNGIEAVRAIKEIDPGAKIIICSALGQQRMVVEAIEAGAADFIVKPFEESRVLEAVARLL is encoded by the coding sequence ATGGCTGCCATTTTGGTTGTGGATGATGCGAAGTTTATGAGGGTGACGTTGGCGCGCATATTGCAAAAAGCGGACCATACGGTAGCCGGTGAGGCGGAAAACGGCAAAGAAGCGGTCGAACTGTACCGCCGGCTGCGCCCGGAGCTAGTCATCATGGATATTACTATGCCGGTCATGAACGGAATCGAAGCGGTGCGGGCGATCAAGGAAATCGACCCGGGAGCGAAAATCATTATTTGCTCAGCGCTAGGGCAGCAACGCATGGTCGTCGAGGCGATTGAAGCGGGCGCCGCCGACTTTATTGTCAAACCGTTTGAGGAAAGCCGCGTGCTCGAGGCGGTCGCCCGCCTTTTATAG
- the sspO gene encoding small acid-soluble spore protein O — MAKRKANHVIPGMNAAKAQGMGAGYNEEFSNEPLTEAQRQNNKKRKKNQ; from the coding sequence ATGGCAAAGCGAAAAGCAAACCACGTGATCCCTGGCATGAACGCCGCCAAAGCGCAAGGGATGGGCGCCGGCTACAACGAAGAGTTCTCGAATGAACCACTGACAGAAGCACAGCGCCAAAACAACAAAAAACGAAAAAAGAACCAATAG
- the acnA gene encoding aconitate hydratase AcnA has protein sequence MAKQDVFNARSSFEVNGKKYNYYRLQALEEAGIGQVSRLPYSIKVLLESVLRQVDGRVITKEHVENLAKWGTPEMKDIDVPFKPSRVILQDFTGVPAVVDLASMRKAMADLGGDPYEINPEIPVDLVIDHSVQVDRYGSDDALEYNMDLEFKRNAERYKFLKWAQKAFNNYRAVPPATGIVHQVNLEYLASVVHAVEGENGEYEAFPDTLVGTDSHTTMINGLGVLGWGVGGIEAEAGMLGQPSYFPVPEVIGVRLTGKLPDGATATDLALKVTQVLRKKGVVGKFVEFFGPGVATLPLADRATIANMAPEYGATCGFFPVDAEALDYLRLTGRDEHHVQVVEAYCKANGLFYTPDAPEPVFTDVVEINLSEIETNLSGPKRPQDLIPLSKMKQSFRDAVKAPQGNQGFGLTEADLEREITVELNGEQVKLKTGAVVIAAITSCTNTSNPYVLVAAGLVAKKAVENGLTVPKYVKTSLAPGSKVVTGYLRDSGLLPYLQQLGFNVVGYGCTTCIGNSGPLAPELEKALAESDLLVTSVLSGNRNFEGRIHPLVKGNYLASPPLVVAYALAGTVDIDLLNEPIGKGKDGNDVYFRDIWPSMEEVKDVVKRAVDPELFRKEYERVFDGNPRWNAIETTDEPLYQWDENSTYIQNPPFFEGLSPDVRKVEPLTGLRVVGKFGDSVTTDHISPAGSIGKNTPAGQYLISKGVEPKDFNSYGSRRGNHEVMMRGTFANIRIRNQIAPGTEGGYTTYWPTGEVMSIYDACMKYKQDGTGLVVVAGKDYGMGSSRDWAAKGTFLLGIKTVIAESFERIHRSNLVLMGVLPLQFKEGENAETLGLTGKEVFEVQIDESVKPRDLVKVTATNPETGEKKEFEVIVRFDSEVEIDYYRHGGILQMVLREKLAKVKQ, from the coding sequence ATGGCGAAACAAGATGTGTTCAACGCCCGCTCTTCATTCGAAGTCAACGGTAAAAAATACAATTATTACCGTTTGCAAGCGCTTGAAGAAGCGGGCATCGGCCAGGTGAGCCGCCTGCCGTACTCGATCAAAGTATTGCTTGAATCGGTGCTCCGCCAAGTCGACGGCCGCGTCATCACGAAAGAGCACGTCGAAAACTTGGCGAAATGGGGAACGCCGGAAATGAAAGACATCGACGTGCCGTTTAAGCCGTCGCGCGTCATTTTGCAAGACTTCACCGGCGTGCCGGCTGTCGTCGATTTGGCTTCGATGCGCAAAGCGATGGCCGATTTGGGAGGCGATCCGTACGAAATCAACCCGGAAATTCCGGTCGATCTCGTCATCGACCACTCGGTGCAAGTCGACCGCTACGGGTCAGACGATGCGCTGGAGTACAACATGGATTTGGAATTCAAACGGAACGCCGAACGGTACAAGTTTTTGAAATGGGCGCAAAAAGCGTTTAACAACTATCGTGCCGTTCCGCCGGCAACGGGGATCGTCCACCAAGTGAACTTGGAATATTTGGCAAGCGTCGTTCACGCGGTCGAAGGGGAGAACGGCGAGTACGAAGCGTTCCCGGATACGCTTGTCGGCACGGACTCGCATACGACGATGATCAACGGCCTCGGCGTCCTCGGTTGGGGAGTCGGCGGCATTGAAGCGGAAGCCGGCATGCTCGGCCAACCGTCGTACTTCCCGGTGCCGGAAGTCATCGGCGTCCGCCTGACAGGCAAGCTGCCGGACGGAGCGACGGCCACCGACTTGGCGCTTAAGGTGACGCAAGTGCTCCGGAAAAAAGGCGTCGTCGGCAAATTCGTTGAATTTTTCGGACCAGGAGTGGCGACTTTGCCGCTTGCCGACCGGGCGACGATTGCCAACATGGCGCCGGAATACGGGGCAACGTGCGGCTTCTTCCCGGTCGACGCTGAAGCGCTTGACTATTTGCGCTTGACCGGCCGCGACGAACATCACGTTCAAGTCGTCGAAGCGTATTGCAAAGCGAACGGTTTGTTCTACACGCCGGATGCACCGGAGCCGGTGTTTACGGATGTTGTGGAAATCAACTTGTCGGAAATTGAAACGAACTTGTCTGGCCCGAAACGGCCGCAAGACTTGATTCCGCTCTCGAAAATGAAACAGTCGTTCCGCGACGCGGTGAAAGCGCCGCAAGGCAACCAAGGCTTTGGCTTGACGGAAGCGGACTTGGAGCGGGAAATTACGGTCGAGCTGAACGGCGAACAAGTGAAATTAAAAACAGGTGCCGTCGTCATCGCGGCGATCACAAGCTGTACGAATACGTCGAACCCGTACGTCCTTGTGGCGGCTGGCTTGGTGGCGAAAAAAGCGGTGGAAAACGGCCTCACGGTGCCGAAATACGTCAAAACGTCGCTCGCGCCGGGCTCGAAAGTCGTCACCGGCTATTTGCGCGACTCGGGCTTGCTTCCGTATCTCCAGCAGCTTGGGTTCAACGTCGTCGGCTACGGATGCACGACATGTATCGGCAACTCCGGCCCGCTTGCGCCAGAGCTGGAAAAAGCGCTTGCTGAAAGCGATTTGCTTGTCACAAGCGTCCTGTCCGGCAACCGGAACTTTGAAGGCCGCATCCATCCGCTGGTGAAAGGCAACTATTTGGCGTCGCCGCCGCTTGTCGTCGCCTATGCGCTTGCCGGCACGGTCGATATTGATTTGCTGAACGAGCCGATCGGCAAAGGAAAAGACGGCAATGACGTTTACTTCCGCGACATTTGGCCGTCGATGGAAGAAGTGAAAGACGTCGTCAAACGGGCGGTCGATCCGGAACTGTTCCGCAAAGAATATGAGCGCGTGTTCGACGGCAATCCGCGCTGGAACGCCATCGAAACGACGGACGAGCCGCTCTACCAATGGGACGAAAACTCGACGTACATCCAAAATCCGCCGTTCTTTGAAGGGCTGTCTCCGGATGTGCGCAAAGTCGAGCCGCTTACCGGCTTGCGCGTCGTCGGCAAGTTCGGCGACTCGGTCACGACCGATCACATTTCCCCGGCCGGCTCGATCGGGAAAAACACGCCGGCAGGCCAATATTTGATTTCGAAAGGCGTCGAGCCGAAAGACTTCAACTCATACGGTTCGCGGCGCGGCAACCATGAAGTGATGATGCGCGGCACGTTTGCCAACATCCGCATCCGCAACCAAATCGCGCCGGGCACGGAAGGCGGCTACACGACGTACTGGCCGACGGGTGAAGTGATGTCGATTTATGACGCGTGCATGAAATATAAACAGGACGGCACCGGGCTTGTCGTCGTTGCCGGCAAAGACTACGGCATGGGCAGCTCGCGCGACTGGGCGGCGAAAGGAACATTCTTGCTCGGCATCAAGACGGTCATCGCCGAAAGCTTTGAGCGCATCCACCGCTCGAACCTCGTCTTGATGGGCGTCTTGCCGCTTCAATTCAAAGAAGGCGAAAACGCAGAAACGCTCGGCTTAACGGGCAAAGAAGTGTTCGAAGTCCAGATCGATGAGAGCGTCAAACCGCGCGACCTCGTCAAAGTGACGGCGACAAACCCAGAGACGGGCGAGAAAAAAGAGTTTGAAGTGATCGTCCGCTTCGACAGTGAAGTGGAAATCGATTACTATCGCCATGGCGGCATTTTGCAAATGGTGCTGCGCGAAAAACTGGCGAAGGTGAAGCAATAA